One genomic region from Thermococcus celericrescens encodes:
- a CDS encoding carbohydrate kinase family protein — protein sequence MIELVVIGHVSIDTIVFPDGRRVNMPGGAAAAVATSAALAGAKVGLVTRVGEDFPGEWMKKLASILDVQGVQVLPGKTIHIYMIYHEDGSVDAPVEMGVARKMGETPIPEEYLGAELFHIAPIPPEEQLKALKRLEGKRTSLDFNPTYMADYREKTDLMREVVSRAEVIFPNEREALVMTRAESVKEAAAALHEWGAEIVVVTRGERGVLIYDGKFREFPALPISENEIVDPTGAGDAFAGGFLAGYARGEPLETCVKLGLERAREVLKKKGSWSV from the coding sequence ATGATCGAGCTCGTCGTCATAGGACACGTCTCTATAGACACAATAGTCTTTCCCGACGGGAGAAGGGTGAACATGCCCGGCGGAGCGGCCGCTGCTGTTGCCACCTCCGCCGCCCTGGCCGGCGCAAAAGTGGGCCTCGTGACCAGGGTGGGGGAGGATTTTCCCGGGGAATGGATGAAAAAGCTGGCCTCCATCCTCGATGTGCAGGGTGTCCAGGTGTTGCCAGGGAAGACCATCCACATCTACATGATTTACCACGAGGACGGGAGCGTGGATGCCCCCGTGGAGATGGGCGTCGCCCGGAAGATGGGCGAGACCCCGATTCCAGAGGAATACCTGGGGGCGGAGCTGTTTCACATCGCACCCATCCCCCCGGAGGAGCAGCTTAAAGCCCTCAAAAGGCTCGAAGGAAAGAGGACGAGCCTCGACTTTAACCCGACGTACATGGCCGACTACCGGGAGAAAACGGACCTCATGAGGGAGGTGGTCTCGCGCGCCGAGGTCATCTTCCCAAACGAGAGGGAGGCCCTCGTTATGACCCGCGCGGAGAGTGTCAAAGAGGCCGCGGCGGCCCTCCACGAATGGGGCGCCGAAATCGTGGTCGTAACCCGCGGCGAGAGGGGAGTTCTCATCTACGATGGGAAGTTCAGGGAGTTTCCGGCGCTCCCCATAAGTGAAAACGAAATCGTAGACCCCACGGGCGCCGGGGACGCCTTTGCCGGCGGCTTTCTGGCCGGCTACGCCAGGGGGGAGCCCCTGGAGACCTGCGTAAAACTCGGACTGGAGCGGGCAAGGGAAGTTCTGAAGAAAAAGGGGAGCTGGAGCGTCTAA